From Pseudomonas sp. FP2335, the proteins below share one genomic window:
- a CDS encoding NUDIX domain-containing protein: MTDTAKSTPSAVEIVQRDNAYQGFYKLDRVQLRHEKFDGGMSRVINREVFVRHDAVCVLPYDPQRDEVVLIEQFRVGALGRTDNPWLIEMVAGLIDKDEEPEEVAHREAEEEAGLTFSALWPITKYFPSPGGSTEFVHLFLGRCDSSGAGGVHGLEEEAEDIRVTVWAFEDALQAVRDGRISNAASIITLQWLALNRAEVRGLWQ; the protein is encoded by the coding sequence GTCGAGATTGTTCAGCGCGACAATGCCTATCAGGGCTTCTACAAGCTTGATCGGGTGCAATTGCGCCATGAAAAATTCGACGGTGGCATGAGCCGTGTGATCAACCGCGAAGTTTTCGTTCGTCATGACGCCGTGTGTGTATTGCCCTACGACCCCCAGCGCGACGAAGTGGTGTTGATCGAACAGTTCCGCGTCGGCGCCCTGGGCCGTACCGACAACCCCTGGCTGATCGAGATGGTCGCTGGCCTGATCGACAAGGATGAGGAGCCGGAGGAGGTTGCACACCGCGAAGCCGAGGAGGAAGCTGGGCTGACATTCTCCGCGCTGTGGCCGATCACCAAATATTTCCCATCGCCTGGCGGCAGTACCGAATTTGTCCACTTGTTCCTGGGCCGTTGCGACAGCTCGGGCGCCGGTGGCGTCCATGGACTGGAAGAAGAGGCAGAAGACATCCGCGTCACCGTCTGGGCTTTTGAAGACGCCCTGCAAGCGGTGCGCGACGGCAGGATTTCCAACGCAGCCAGCATCATCACCCTGCAATGGCTTGCGCTTAATCGCGCGGAAGTGAGGGGGTTATGGCAGTAA
- a CDS encoding DUF1249 domain-containing protein: MAVKARERYRVDLIGLQAACEANYARLMRLLPDMRHAPAARRIGVTHGDQMLGVLTLEVIVNCPYTTTLRVRQEHSLPWLPVPQLEVQVYHDARMAEVISAEHARRFRSIYPYPNVFMHQPDEKAQLNVFLGEWLSHCLALGHEFEAVR; this comes from the coding sequence ATGGCAGTAAAGGCACGGGAACGTTATCGCGTCGACCTGATCGGGCTGCAAGCAGCCTGCGAGGCCAACTATGCGCGGTTGATGCGTCTGCTCCCCGACATGCGCCACGCCCCGGCGGCCAGGCGCATCGGCGTGACCCATGGGGACCAGATGCTTGGCGTGCTGACCCTGGAAGTCATCGTCAATTGCCCGTACACCACTACCCTGCGCGTGCGCCAGGAGCACAGCCTGCCGTGGCTGCCGGTGCCGCAACTGGAAGTGCAGGTGTACCACGACGCACGCATGGCCGAAGTGATCAGCGCCGAACATGCGCGGCGCTTTCGCAGCATCTACCCTTACCCGAACGTGTTCATGCACCAGCCCGATGAGAAAGCACAGCTCAATGTGTTCCTCGGTGAATGGTTGAGTCACTGCCTGGCCCTGGGCCATGAGTTCGAAGCGGTGCGGTAG
- the cpdA gene encoding 3',5'-cyclic-AMP phosphodiesterase, which translates to MPSVSTVNPDAPALLVQLSDSHLFAEADGTLLGMNTRESLQQVIALVRTQQPQIDLMLATGDLSQDGTLASYQQFRDMTRQIDAPARWIPGNHDEPQIMAHAAVHSDLLEPVVDVGHWRIILLDSAVPGSVPGYLQDQQLQLLVQALSEAPNRHHLVCFHHHPVSIGCAWMEPIGLRNPDALFAVLDRFPQVKAVLWGHVHQEIDRERNGVRLLASPSTCIQFAPGSEDFQVSEQAPGYRWLRLHADGRLETGVERVQDFEFTVDYGSNGY; encoded by the coding sequence TTGCCGAGCGTATCCACCGTGAACCCCGATGCGCCGGCGCTGCTGGTGCAACTGTCCGACAGCCACCTGTTTGCCGAGGCCGACGGCACGCTGCTGGGCATGAACACCCGTGAAAGCCTGCAACAGGTGATCGCGTTGGTGCGCACGCAACAACCGCAGATCGACCTGATGCTGGCCACTGGCGATCTGTCCCAGGACGGCACGCTGGCGTCGTACCAGCAATTTCGCGACATGACCCGGCAGATCGATGCGCCGGCACGCTGGATTCCCGGCAACCATGACGAACCCCAGATCATGGCCCACGCTGCCGTGCACAGTGATCTGTTGGAACCGGTGGTCGATGTCGGCCACTGGCGCATCATCCTGCTGGACTCCGCCGTGCCGGGCTCGGTGCCCGGTTACTTGCAGGATCAGCAACTGCAACTGCTCGTCCAGGCGTTGAGTGAAGCGCCGAATCGCCATCATTTGGTGTGTTTCCACCATCACCCGGTGTCCATTGGCTGTGCCTGGATGGAGCCCATCGGCCTGCGCAATCCCGACGCGCTGTTTGCCGTGCTGGATCGCTTCCCGCAGGTCAAGGCAGTGCTCTGGGGGCATGTGCACCAGGAAATCGACCGCGAGCGCAACGGCGTGCGGTTGTTGGCCTCGCCGTCGACCTGCATCCAGTTCGCGCCGGGCAGCGAGGATTTCCAGGTCAGCGAGCAGGCGCCGGGGTATCGCTGGTTGCGATTGCATGCCGACGGGCGGTTGGAAACTGGCGTGGAGCGGGTCCAGGACTTCGAATTTACGGTGGATTACGGCAGCAACGGCTATTAA
- a CDS encoding membrane integrity-associated transporter subunit PqiC — translation MTAPRVPLFLMLAGLLGLAGCSTHQPVSLYQLDSGSPAQPAQAAGMAVLLGPVVVADYLQRETLLQRQNDGSLQGSIDGRWAGSLSSDINQLMLRQVAGHLDSQRVVLSPAPTGFSPDVQVLLTITRLDSGKSQPAILDAQWRLIDRRGQVRDSRIVHLQEEHAGTTASQVQAQGVLLQHLAEQLSVALKPLANQPPIVEAPRKQAPVQAAKPAEPQKPKMPMATPIRTDMEVFRF, via the coding sequence ATGACCGCTCCACGCGTGCCTTTATTTTTGATGCTCGCTGGCCTTTTGGGGCTGGCGGGTTGCAGCACACACCAGCCGGTGTCGCTGTACCAGCTGGACAGCGGAAGTCCGGCGCAGCCCGCCCAGGCTGCCGGTATGGCCGTTTTGCTCGGCCCTGTGGTCGTGGCTGACTACCTGCAACGCGAAACCCTGCTGCAACGTCAGAACGACGGCAGCCTGCAAGGTTCCATCGATGGTCGTTGGGCGGGCAGTTTGTCGTCCGACATCAACCAGCTGATGCTGCGCCAGGTGGCGGGTCACCTGGACAGCCAGCGCGTGGTGCTGTCGCCGGCACCGACGGGCTTCAGCCCGGATGTACAGGTGTTGTTGACCATCACGCGCCTTGACTCCGGCAAGTCGCAGCCAGCGATCCTCGATGCGCAGTGGCGCTTGATCGACCGTCGTGGCCAAGTGCGTGACAGCCGCATCGTGCACTTGCAGGAAGAACATGCCGGCACCACTGCGTCCCAGGTCCAGGCCCAGGGCGTGTTGTTGCAGCATTTGGCCGAGCAGTTGTCGGTGGCCCTCAAGCCATTGGCCAACCAACCGCCGATTGTCGAGGCGCCGCGCAAACAGGCGCCGGTGCAGGCGGCCAAGCCGGCAGAACCGCAGAAGCCAAAGATGCCGATGGCAACGCCGATCCGTACGGATATGGAAGTGTTCAGGTTCTGA
- the parE gene encoding DNA topoisomerase IV subunit B yields MATPSASSYNADAIEVLSGLDPVRKRPGMYTDTSRPNHLAQEVIDNSVDEALAGHAKSVHVILHADHSLEVSDDGRGMPVDIHPEEGVPGVELILTKLHAGGKFSNKNYQFSGGLHGVGISVVNALSTLVRVRVKRDGNEYEMTFADGYKATDLAVIGTVGKRNTGTSVYFAPDPKYFDSPKFSISRLKHVLKAKAVLCPGLLVTFEDKGTGEKVEWHYEDGLRSYLEDSVSDFERLPNEPFCGSLAGNKEAVDWALLWLPEGGDSVQESYVNLIPTAQGGTHVNGLRQGLLDAMREFCEYRSLLPRGVKLAPEDVWERIAFVLSMKMQEPQFSGQTKERLSSREAAAFVSGVVKDAFSLWLNEHPELGLALAELAINNAGRRLKASKKVERKRITAGPALPGKLADCAGQDPMRSELFLVEGDSAGGSAKQARDKEFQAILPLRGKILNTWEVDGSEVLASQEVHNIAVAIGVDPGAADMSQLRYGKICILADADSDGLHIATLLCALFVQHFRPLVDAGHVYVAMPPLYRIDLGKEIFYALDEAERDGILDRLVAEKKRGKPQVTRFKGLGEMNPPQLRETTMDPNTRRLVQLTLGDDFAATSEMMDMLLAKKRAPDRKSWLESKGNLAEVLG; encoded by the coding sequence ATGGCCACTCCCAGCGCTAGCTCTTATAACGCCGACGCCATCGAAGTCCTCTCGGGCCTCGACCCGGTGCGCAAACGCCCCGGCATGTACACCGACACCAGCCGGCCGAACCACCTTGCCCAGGAAGTCATCGACAACAGCGTCGACGAAGCCCTGGCCGGTCACGCCAAGTCGGTGCATGTCATTCTCCACGCTGACCACTCCCTGGAAGTGTCCGACGACGGCCGCGGCATGCCGGTGGACATTCACCCGGAAGAGGGTGTGCCAGGCGTCGAGCTGATCCTCACCAAGCTCCATGCGGGCGGCAAGTTCTCCAACAAGAACTACCAGTTCTCCGGCGGCCTGCACGGCGTGGGCATTTCGGTGGTCAACGCCCTGTCCACGCTGGTGCGGGTCAGGGTCAAGCGCGATGGCAACGAATACGAGATGACCTTCGCCGATGGCTACAAGGCCACCGACCTGGCAGTCATCGGCACCGTCGGCAAGCGCAACACCGGCACCAGCGTGTACTTCGCGCCGGACCCGAAATACTTCGATTCGCCGAAATTCTCCATCAGCCGCCTCAAGCACGTGCTCAAGGCCAAGGCCGTACTGTGCCCGGGCCTGCTCGTCACCTTTGAAGACAAAGGCACCGGCGAGAAGGTCGAGTGGCACTATGAAGACGGCCTGCGCTCCTACCTGGAAGACTCCGTCAGCGATTTCGAACGCCTGCCCAACGAGCCGTTCTGCGGCAGCCTGGCCGGTAATAAAGAAGCCGTCGACTGGGCGCTGTTGTGGCTGCCCGAAGGCGGCGACAGCGTGCAGGAAAGCTATGTCAACCTGATCCCCACGGCGCAGGGCGGCACCCACGTCAACGGTTTGCGCCAGGGTTTGCTGGATGCCATGCGCGAATTCTGCGAGTACCGCAGCCTGCTGCCGCGCGGCGTGAAGCTGGCGCCGGAAGACGTGTGGGAGCGCATCGCGTTCGTGCTGTCGATGAAGATGCAGGAGCCACAGTTCTCCGGCCAGACCAAGGAGCGCCTGTCGTCCCGCGAGGCGGCCGCGTTTGTCTCCGGCGTGGTCAAGGATGCCTTCAGCCTGTGGCTCAACGAACACCCGGAACTCGGCCTGGCCTTGGCCGAACTGGCGATCAACAACGCCGGCCGTCGCTTGAAGGCCAGCAAGAAGGTCGAGCGCAAGCGCATCACCGCCGGCCCGGCACTGCCGGGCAAACTGGCCGATTGCGCCGGGCAAGACCCGATGCGCTCCGAACTGTTCCTGGTGGAAGGTGATTCCGCAGGCGGTTCCGCCAAGCAAGCGCGGGATAAAGAGTTCCAGGCGATCCTGCCGTTGCGCGGCAAGATCCTCAACACCTGGGAAGTCGATGGCAGCGAAGTCCTCGCCAGCCAGGAAGTGCACAACATCGCCGTGGCCATCGGCGTCGATCCCGGCGCGGCGGACATGAGCCAACTGCGCTACGGCAAGATCTGTATCCTCGCCGACGCCGACTCCGACGGCCTGCACATCGCCACCTTGCTGTGCGCGCTGTTCGTGCAGCACTTCCGTCCGTTGGTGGATGCCGGTCACGTCTATGTCGCCATGCCGCCGCTGTACCGGATCGACCTGGGCAAAGAGATTTTCTACGCCCTCGACGAAGCCGAGCGCGATGGCATCCTCGACCGCCTGGTGGCCGAGAAGAAGCGCGGCAAGCCGCAGGTCACGCGATTCAAAGGCCTGGGTGAGATGAACCCACCGCAGCTGCGCGAAACCACTATGGACCCGAACACCCGGCGCCTGGTGCAGCTGACCCTGGGCGATGACTTCGCCGCGACGTCGGAAATGATGGACATGCTGCTGGCGAAGAAACGCGCGCCAGACCGCAAGTCCTGGCTGGAATCCAAGGGCAACCTCGCCGAGGTCCTGGGCTGA
- a CDS encoding esterase-like activity of phytase family protein — translation MRTGFALAILVLSGLAAASVAAAPVAELKLVSEHPVDGMRGGNLSGLALCGKELWTVSDRDDDQIYRLDISAPTWKAETVKIDVPPVPESGLPWGLRSRTKAASFIRGGDLDFEGISCDAAGNRYIVSEAHAAVLQVPASGAPEWLRIAPGMVREARASGLLLHFNALFEGLAINPEGNQIWLAAERERRGLISIKRPQSLWDCDGPCVLLSEAGQEVQPAQFSNAKAVSKDFSDLALFNGKLFTLERNAFQICRRDAVTAKVELCWSFADETLTPARRYPQAYGLAEALVVDADGAWLGIDNNFGPRADGEKRPVVYRFAAPAGGWSAQP, via the coding sequence ATGCGCACAGGTTTCGCCCTGGCGATCCTGGTGTTGAGCGGGTTGGCGGCTGCCTCGGTGGCTGCTGCGCCCGTGGCTGAACTCAAGTTGGTATCCGAACACCCGGTAGACGGCATGCGCGGCGGCAACCTGTCGGGCCTGGCGTTGTGTGGCAAGGAGCTGTGGACCGTTTCTGATCGCGACGACGACCAGATCTATCGCCTGGACATCAGCGCGCCGACCTGGAAGGCCGAGACGGTGAAGATCGACGTGCCGCCGGTGCCGGAGTCCGGTTTGCCTTGGGGGCTGCGTTCGCGCACCAAGGCCGCGTCGTTCATTCGCGGTGGCGACCTGGATTTTGAAGGCATCAGTTGCGACGCCGCGGGCAACCGCTACATTGTCAGCGAAGCCCATGCTGCGGTGCTGCAAGTGCCGGCCAGTGGGGCGCCCGAGTGGTTGCGGATCGCCCCGGGCATGGTGCGCGAGGCGCGGGCCAGTGGCCTATTGCTGCACTTCAATGCGTTGTTTGAAGGCTTGGCGATAAATCCTGAAGGCAATCAGATTTGGCTCGCGGCCGAGCGCGAGCGGCGCGGCCTAATCTCGATCAAGCGTCCGCAAAGCCTGTGGGATTGCGACGGCCCGTGTGTGTTGCTGAGCGAGGCCGGCCAGGAAGTGCAGCCCGCCCAGTTCTCCAATGCCAAGGCGGTGTCCAAGGACTTTTCCGACCTGGCGCTGTTCAATGGCAAGCTGTTTACCCTTGAGCGCAATGCGTTCCAGATCTGCCGGCGCGATGCGGTCACGGCCAAAGTCGAGCTGTGCTGGTCGTTTGCCGACGAGACCCTGACCCCAGCGCGGCGCTACCCTCAGGCCTATGGCCTGGCCGAAGCCCTGGTGGTGGATGCCGACGGTGCCTGGTTGGGCATCGACAACAACTTCGGCCCGCGTGCCGATGGTGAAAAACGCCCGGTGGTTTATCGTTTCGCCGCCCCGGCCGGTGGCTGGAGTGCCCAGCCATGA
- a CDS encoding YqiA/YcfP family alpha/beta fold hydrolase, with protein MSASILYIHGFNSAPASNKASQLITVMDALGLADQLRVPALHHHPRQAIPQLEAAIAELGRPLLVGSSLGGYYATHLAERHGLKALLVNPAISPHRMFDGYLGTQKNLYTDETWELTHDHVAALAELEVAAPQDAARYQVWLQTGDETLDYRLAQQYYRACALRIQAGGDHGYQGFARQLPALLSFAGIGADQYQSFDFSSL; from the coding sequence ATGTCCGCTTCGATCCTGTATATCCACGGTTTCAACAGCGCGCCGGCGTCCAACAAGGCCAGCCAGTTGATCACCGTGATGGACGCCCTCGGCCTGGCCGACCAGTTGCGTGTGCCGGCCCTGCATCACCACCCGCGTCAGGCAATTCCCCAACTGGAAGCGGCGATCGCTGAACTGGGGCGGCCACTGCTGGTCGGCAGCTCACTCGGCGGCTACTATGCAACCCATCTTGCCGAACGCCATGGCCTCAAGGCGCTGCTGGTCAACCCGGCGATCAGCCCCCATCGGATGTTCGACGGTTACCTGGGCACCCAGAAGAACCTCTACACCGATGAAACCTGGGAATTGACCCACGACCACGTCGCGGCCCTGGCCGAGCTGGAAGTGGCGGCGCCCCAGGACGCCGCGCGTTACCAGGTGTGGTTGCAGACCGGCGATGAAACGCTGGACTACCGCCTCGCCCAACAGTATTACCGTGCCTGCGCCTTGCGCATCCAGGCCGGTGGCGACCATGGTTACCAGGGGTTCGCCAGGCAATTGCCGGCGTTGTTGAGCTTTGCCGGGATTGGCGCAGATCAGTATCAATCCTTCGATTTTTCGTCATTGTAA
- the parC gene encoding DNA topoisomerase IV subunit A, giving the protein MSDILADSLDGVERRSLADFTENAYLNYSMYVIMDRALPHIGDGLKPVQRRIIYAMSELGLDADSKHKKSARTVGDVLGKFHPHGDSACYEAMVLMAQPFSYRYTLVDGQGNWGAPDDPKSFAAMRYTEARLSRYSEVLLSELGQGTADWGPNFDGTLDEPLVLPARLPNILLNGTTGIAVGMATDVPPHNLREVATACVRLLDEPKATVEQLCEHIQGPDYPTEAEIITPRADLLKMYETGKGSVRMRAVYHVEDGDIIVTALPHQVSGAKVLEQIAALMQAKPSKLPQVADLRDESDHENPCRIVIIPTNSRVDHEVLMQHLFASTDLESSYRVNVNIIGLDGKPQLKNLRNLLVEWLEFRVQTVRRRLQFRLDKVERRLHLLDGLLIAYLNLDRVIHIIRTAEHPKAELIAEFQLSEIQADYILDTRLRQLARLEEMKLRDEQDALLKEQAKLQALLGSEAKLKKLVRTELIKDAETYGDDRRSPIVQRAEAKALTETELLPNEKITVVLSEKGWVRSAKGHDIDATGLSYKAGDGFKTAAAGRSNQFAVFIDSTGRSYSVPAHTLPSARGQGEPLTGRLTPPPGANFECVLLPEDDALYVIASDAGYGFVVKGEDLQAKNKAGKALLSLPNNAKVILPRSVDDRESNWLASVTTEGRLLVFKISDLPQLGKGKGNKIIGIPGERVASREEYVTDIAVIPEGATLVLQAGKRTLSLRPDDLEHYKGERGRRGNKLPRGFQRVDALLVEAPV; this is encoded by the coding sequence ATGAGTGACATCCTCGCAGACAGCTTAGATGGCGTAGAACGCCGTTCGCTGGCTGACTTCACCGAAAATGCCTACCTCAACTACTCCATGTACGTGATCATGGACCGTGCCTTGCCGCATATCGGCGACGGCCTGAAGCCCGTACAGCGGCGCATCATTTACGCCATGAGTGAGTTGGGCCTGGACGCTGACTCCAAACACAAGAAGTCGGCGCGTACCGTCGGTGACGTGCTCGGTAAGTTCCACCCCCACGGCGATTCGGCCTGCTATGAAGCCATGGTGCTGATGGCCCAGCCGTTCAGCTACCGCTATACGCTGGTGGACGGCCAGGGTAACTGGGGTGCGCCGGATGATCCGAAGTCGTTCGCCGCCATGCGATACACCGAGGCACGTTTGTCGCGTTACTCGGAAGTATTGCTCAGCGAACTGGGGCAGGGCACCGCCGACTGGGGCCCGAACTTTGACGGTACCCTCGACGAACCCCTGGTATTGCCGGCACGTTTGCCGAATATCCTCCTCAATGGCACCACCGGCATCGCCGTGGGCATGGCCACCGACGTGCCGCCGCACAACCTGCGCGAAGTCGCCACGGCCTGCGTGCGCCTGCTCGATGAGCCAAAGGCCACGGTCGAGCAGCTCTGCGAGCATATCCAGGGCCCGGACTACCCGACCGAAGCGGAAATCATCACGCCGCGCGCCGACCTGCTGAAGATGTACGAAACCGGCAAGGGCTCGGTGCGCATGCGCGCCGTGTACCACGTCGAAGATGGCGACATCATTGTCACCGCGTTGCCGCACCAGGTGTCCGGCGCCAAGGTGCTGGAGCAGATCGCGGCGCTGATGCAGGCCAAACCGTCGAAGCTGCCGCAGGTTGCCGACCTGCGTGACGAGTCCGACCACGAAAACCCATGCCGTATCGTGATCATTCCGACCAACAGCCGGGTCGACCATGAAGTGCTGATGCAGCATCTGTTTGCCAGCACCGACCTGGAGTCGAGCTACCGGGTCAACGTCAACATCATCGGCCTGGATGGCAAGCCGCAGCTGAAAAACCTGCGCAACCTGCTGGTGGAGTGGCTGGAGTTCCGCGTGCAGACCGTGCGTCGCCGCCTGCAATTCCGCCTCGACAAGGTCGAGCGCCGCCTGCACCTGTTGGATGGCTTGCTGATTGCCTATCTCAATCTGGATCGGGTGATCCACATCATCCGCACTGCCGAACATCCCAAGGCAGAGCTGATCGCCGAGTTCCAACTGAGCGAGATCCAGGCCGATTACATCCTTGATACTCGCTTGCGCCAGTTGGCACGCCTGGAAGAAATGAAGCTGCGCGACGAACAGGACGCGCTGCTCAAGGAACAAGCCAAGCTGCAAGCCCTTCTGGGCAGTGAAGCCAAGCTGAAGAAGCTGGTGCGCACCGAGCTGATCAAAGACGCCGAAACCTATGGCGACGACCGCCGCTCGCCCATCGTGCAGCGCGCTGAAGCCAAGGCGCTGACAGAGACCGAGCTGCTGCCAAACGAGAAGATTACCGTCGTTCTGTCGGAAAAGGGTTGGGTTCGCTCCGCCAAGGGGCATGATATTGACGCCACCGGCCTGTCGTACAAAGCCGGTGACGGCTTCAAGACCGCTGCGGCCGGGCGTTCCAACCAGTTTGCGGTGTTTATCGACTCGACCGGGCGCAGTTATTCGGTGCCGGCCCACACCTTGCCGTCTGCTCGGGGCCAGGGCGAGCCGCTGACCGGGCGTCTGACGCCGCCGCCAGGGGCGAATTTCGAGTGTGTGCTGCTGCCGGAGGATGATGCGCTGTACGTGATCGCGTCCGACGCGGGTTACGGTTTCGTGGTCAAGGGTGAAGACCTGCAGGCCAAGAACAAGGCGGGCAAGGCGTTGTTGAGCCTGCCGAACAACGCCAAGGTGATCCTGCCGCGATCGGTGGACGATCGTGAGAGCAACTGGCTGGCGTCGGTGACCACCGAAGGCCGCCTGTTGGTGTTCAAGATCAGCGACCTGCCGCAGCTGGGCAAAGGCAAGGGCAACAAGATCATCGGGATTCCTGGCGAGCGAGTGGCCAGTCGCGAAGAGTACGTGACCGACATCGCGGTGATTCCGGAGGGCGCGACGCTGGTGCTGCAAGCCGGCAAGCGCACGCTGTCGCTGCGCCCTGACGACCTTGAGCACTACAAAGGCGAGCGCGGCCGGCGCGGTAACAAACTGCCACGGGGCTTCCAGCGGGTGGATGCTTTGCTGGTGGAAGCGCCGGTTTAA